The region GCTGACAGCAAAGGGCGTCATACAACCACACATCGGGAAATGTTTATCTTGCCAAATGGTTCGTTGTTAATCGACACCCCCGGAATGCGCGAATTGCAGCTGTGGGACGGGGATTCAGCTATTGATACAACCTTCCAGGATGTAGAAGCATTGGCGCTGGATTGCCGATTTACCGATTGTCAGCATGATACGGAGCCCGGATGTCGCGTACAGGAAGCATTAAAATCCGGGGAATTATCAACGGAACGATTTCAATGTTATTTGAAACTGCAACGGGAATTGGCGTTTGAAAAGAGGAAGCAGGATCAAAAAGCCCGGCTGGAGGAAAAAGGTAGATGGAAGAAAGTCTCCAAGGAATTGAAAAGCAGATATAAAAATAGATGATAAGCGATTAGAGCCTTCCCCGATTATTTGGTGCAGGCTCTAATTCCTCTTAATTTGAGCCAAATACACGCTCGACTAGCGCCTCGAATTCATTGAAATAAGCTGGCACCTCATCAGTCGCAAGCCCGATATACATATTTCTGGCAATCGCTTGGTTATACCATTTTTGCTCATCAAACCCGGCATTAAAATGCAGCCATACCTCATTGCCTAAACGTTCAAGGTCCTTTTCCAACTCGAGCAAATTATCTAATTTATCAGCAACAATCAGATATTTGACTTCCTTATCAGCATTCTTAATCGTGTCAATTGTATGCTGTTTTCGTTCCTGCCATGATTTTGATTTGTCCTCTGTATGTGCAGCAACAAGGTTGGCTACCTTTGCGCCAAATGCCTGCTGTATATCTTCTATGTCGTAGGGCGTATCTTCAACGACATCATGTAAATAGCCTGCACAAACCAATGCTTCGGAAAAACCTGCTTGCTCCAACTGTTCGGCAACCCGGATCGGATGTGTGATATATGGTGCGCCAGAGCTTTTCCGTGTTTGTCCCTTATGTGCCATCTCGGCAAACGCTTTTGCTTGTGCCTTCAACAAAGATCCCTCTTTTACCCCGATATCGATGCTAACGTTCTGTGTTTAAAATCTGGTCTGCAAACTCCATTTCCAATCGTTTGAGTCGTTCTTTTTCCAGATAAAAGTAAACGAGATGACAAGGCGTCGTTTTTCTTTTCATCCAATTGGAAAACAAGTAGACTATTAAGAGGATAACATAGTTCGTAAAACAGTGAAATTGGAGGATATCTTCATGGATATAGGAATCAACAAACGTAAAACGGAACACATTCGTCTATGTTTAACGGAGAATGTGGAAGGTGTTAATAAAACAACGGGGTTAGAAGGCATTTCATTTATACACAATGCATTACCGGAAATCGACTTTGCCGACATTCAGCTGGATACAACCTTTTTAAATAAATCAATAAAGGCACCGTTTCTTGTCAGTTCCATGACGGGCGGATCGGAACTTGCGGTACAAATCAACACTAACCTGGCAATGGCTGCGGAAAAGAGAGGCTGGGCAATTGGGCTTGGTTCAACAAGGGCACTGCTTGAAAGTGATGCATATAAAGAATCCTTTTTAATTCGCAAGCATGCGCAAACAGTTCCGTTAATTGCCAATATTGGTGCTGTTCAACTAAATTATGGGTATGGCGTCAAGGAATGTCAGCGGCTTGTTGATTTAACGGAAGCGGATGCACTTTATTTACATTTAAACAGCTTGCAGGAGATCGTTCAAGATGAAGGAGATCTGAACTTCAAAGATCTGTTGCCAAAAATAAAAGAAGTATGCCAATCCTTAAGCGTTCCAGTTGGTGTCAAGGAGGTTGGTTTTGGGATTGATGGTATCGTAGCGGAAAAATTATACGATGCAGGTGTTTCCTTCATTGATGTCGCTGGCGCCGGTGGAACATCATGGAGTCAGGTGGAAAAGCTCCGTTCCAAAGACCCATTACGCAAGTCGGCTGCCGAAGCATTTAACAACTGGGGAAATCCAACGAAAGACTGCATTGTTTCAGTAAAAAGCAAGTTGCCTGATGTACCGATTGTTGCAAGTGGCGGCATGAAAACAGGTGTGGATGCTGCAAAAGCAATGACCATTGGTGCGGATATGATCGGATTTGCCAGACAATTACTGGAATCCGCCACCGAATCAGCTGAAAAAGTCATGCAAACGATGGAACAAATTGAATTTGAAATGAAGATGGTGATGTTCGGTATTGGTGTGAGGTCCATTACTGAGCTGCAAAATACTGATCGTGTAAATATCATGGGACGATCCCTGTTGGGAGAAAGCTAAAGCTGATTGCGGCTTTAGCTTTCTTTTTGTTTTTGCTGTTGAAATGCATTGATTTTAAATATTTTTATCTTTGAGTAGTGAATGATCGACCAAAAGCAATCGCCTATCGACCGGGTAGTGCGAGTTATCGACCGAAAAAGACTGCTAATCGACCGGAAAACGCTGATATCGACCAATGTCAAAGGAGTATCAACCTATAGCCACAAAACATCAACCATATACTATCAAATATCAACCAGCCCACAATATCACGAAATACAACCAAGCTTGGCCGCCCATCAATCAAGTATATTTTTCATTCCCCTCCAAACAATATCAACAAATGGAGGTGGAATGTATGGACAACGACATGCACAAAAGTAAAGATAACAAAATGATTCCAATGACATCGATTGCAAGCGGCACTGGAG is a window of Lentibacillus daqui DNA encoding:
- a CDS encoding HD domain-containing protein, which produces MKAQAKAFAEMAHKGQTRKSSGAPYITHPIRVAEQLEQAGFSEALVCAGYLHDVVEDTPYDIEDIQQAFGAKVANLVAAHTEDKSKSWQERKQHTIDTIKNADKEVKYLIVADKLDNLLELEKDLERLGNEVWLHFNAGFDEQKWYNQAIARNMYIGLATDEVPAYFNEFEALVERVFGSN
- the fni gene encoding type 2 isopentenyl-diphosphate Delta-isomerase; the encoded protein is MDIGINKRKTEHIRLCLTENVEGVNKTTGLEGISFIHNALPEIDFADIQLDTTFLNKSIKAPFLVSSMTGGSELAVQINTNLAMAAEKRGWAIGLGSTRALLESDAYKESFLIRKHAQTVPLIANIGAVQLNYGYGVKECQRLVDLTEADALYLHLNSLQEIVQDEGDLNFKDLLPKIKEVCQSLSVPVGVKEVGFGIDGIVAEKLYDAGVSFIDVAGAGGTSWSQVEKLRSKDPLRKSAAEAFNNWGNPTKDCIVSVKSKLPDVPIVASGGMKTGVDAAKAMTIGADMIGFARQLLESATESAEKVMQTMEQIEFEMKMVMFGIGVRSITELQNTDRVNIMGRSLLGES